The DNA window AGCAACAACAAGGCGCTAACGGTAATGGCGACAATGTACAAGATGTAAATTACGAAGAAGTGAAGTAATAATTTAAAAAACAAAATACAAAAAACCGGTTCTTGATTAAAGGCCGGTTTTTTTACGAAAAATGAATACTTTAGTTATAATTGGAAACGGATTCGATATTGCACATGGATTAAAAACCAAGTATTCAGAATTTTTTCTATGGTATTTAAATGATATTTCTAAAAAATTAAATTCAGATAAAAAATATCACGACCCTTTAATTACTATATCTAAGTTTGGAGCTTTCCACGATTCTTTTTTTGACGTAAAGGATATTAGTGATTTTAAAAGAATTTATAATGAAGGCGAAGGAAAATTTTATAGCACTAAGTTTTCAGAATATTTATTTAATCACACGAATGATCCAATTTGGGTTGATTTAGAATATGCGTACTTTAACAGTCTTACTGAAATTTATAGTGATTATTTTGAGAAATATAAAAGTGTAATCCCTCCTTCAAGAACAGAACTAATCAATTTAGCAATCGAAGAGGTGCGTAAATTGAATAATATATGTATCTTTTTAAAATCAAAACTTGAAGAATATTTGCTTACGATAGACTCTCTTACAAAAGAAGTTAATTCAGAAATTCTTCAGCATTTTACACAAGAATTTAGTATTGCTTCTGATATACCAAAAGGTGTTGTGTCACCAATCATGGACGCCAATTTAATATTGAATTTTAATTACACAAGTACATTAGAAGTATACAAGCAAGAGCTAAGCGGTTATAATTTAAACATAAACTATATTCACGGAAAATTAAAGGATGAGCTTAATCCATTGGTTTTTGGATATGGAGACGAAGTTAATCCATATTATAAATTAATTGAAAATTTAAACAATAATGAATTCTTGAATAATTTCAAATCTTTTTCCTATTTCAAAACAGAGAATTATATAAAACTCATTAATTTTTTGAATGGTGGTAATTTTAAGGTGTTAATAATGGGACATTCTTGCGGTCTTTCTGATAGAGTATTATTAAATAGTATTTTTGAAAATAGAAATTGTAGAGGTATTAAAATATTTTATCACAAAAAATCTTTGACTGAAAATGATTTCTTTGAAAAGACTCAAGAAATTTCAAGGCATTTTAATAACAAGGAAAAGATGAGAGAAAAAATTACTCCATTTTTCAAATCAAGTCCTTTGATTTCTTGATTAATCTTTTTCATGAATCTTTGTAATCTGTCCTCAAATGAATCCAACTCAATTTACCTTCACCGCATCCATTCCAGTTATAGGGTATAAATCTATTCCGAACATTTGAAATAAACTGCCCTTCATTTTATTTTCGTTTACATCAAATGGTGCGCTTATTTCTTTTTTCAAATGAGGATCGCCCTCAAAGATAGCGCCGTTTAATTCACCTTTAATTACATAATCGGTCGCCAAATTTAATTTGCGGCCTAAATCGCCACGGTTCTTTACTACTTTACAATTTTCAAAAGTAGCGTTTCCGATTTGTCCGCTTACTTTCCCGTCTTTGTCAATACTGAATTTTACTAGAATAGAGTCGGGGGCTGCAATAAAAACGAATTTGCCGTTTTGCTTTTGACGTACCGTTACTTTTTGTTTGGCTTGCCAATTACCAACTAAGTGAGTGGGTACTTCCCATGGCGCACAGGAAATAAATAACAGATACGTTATACAACTTGCGAATACTAATTTGATTGTTTTCATGGTTTAAAATTTTAAGCAAAGATGAACCATGAAAAAGGAGGAACATTTGATGTATATCAAAAAAACATTTTTTAGCATTAAAGCGAAGCGCCTGCCGCTTCAACTACCTTTTTACTGTTGCCTACAAAAATCTGTTTACCGTTAATAATAACAGGGCGTTTCAGAAAAGTGTATTCTTCGAGTATCAGTTTTTTATACTCGCTTTCCTTCGAGGGTTTTGGATCGAGGGTTTTGTATTTTAATGCCACGCGGCTGAACAAAGCTTCATAACTACCGGCCATTTCTTTCATTTCTTCTAATTGCGCGGCTGTTATCTTGTCTGTTTTTATATCCTGAAAAACGAATTTGTGTTTCTCGAGGTTTAAGTCTTTAATAATTCTGGCGCAGGTGCTGCAGGAGGAGAGGTAATAGAATTTTTTCATGCTATAAAGATAAAAATTGCTTCTTCTATAACAAAAGTGTGAGGGCGCTTCAACATCCCGATAGCTATCGGTATCAGCGACCATAAAACGAAAGCCCCGAATTTCTCCGGGGCCTTCACATTATACTTTCAACTTTTCACCTTTAACCTTCCACCTCTTACGCTTTATCTTCTTTCTTTCCTTTTTTAGCTTTAGGTTTATGAGTGCTTACAACGATTTCATCTTTTTCTTTGTTGTAGTCTACTTCAATTTCATCACCTTCAGTTAAATTACTTTTGATGATTTCTTCAGCCATAGGATCTTCAAGGTATTTTTGAATCGCACGTTTTAACGGACGAGCACCATAGTTAACATCGTAACCTTTTTCTACAATAAAGTCTTTAGCAGCTTCAGTAATTTTAATTGTATAACCTAATGAACTTACACGGCTAAATAAATTACCTAATTCAATATCAATGATCTTATGAATGTCTTCACGGCTTAACGAGTTAAACATAACTACATCATCAATACGATTTAAGAATTCAGGAGCAAAGGCTTTCTTTAAAGCACTTTCAATAACCCCTTTTGAATGATCATCAACTTGGTCTTCTTTCGCTTTAGTTCCAAATCCAACACCGGTTCCGAATTCTTTTAACTGACGGGCACCAATGTTTGAAGTCATAATGATAATGGTATTCTTGAAGTCAATCTTACGACCTAAACTGTCAGTTAATTGTCCATCATCCAATACTTGCAATAACATGTTGAATACATCCGGATGCGCTTTTTCAATTTCATCCAATAAAACAACAGAGTAAGGACGACGACGTACTTTCTCAGTTAATTGCCCGCCTTCTTCATAACCCACATAACCCGGAGGCGCTCCAATTAAACGAGTCACCGCAAATTTCTCCATGTATTCGCTCATATCGATGCGGATTAATGCCTCATCGTTATCGAATAAATGGCGTGCTAATATTTTCGCTAATTGTGTTTTACCAACACCGGTAGGACCTAAGAAAATAAATGAACCAATTGGTTTATTAGGATCTTTTAATCCGGCACGGTTACGTTGAATAGCTTTCACCACTTTTAAAAGCGCAGCATCTTGTCCGATTACTTTACCTTTTAAAAGTTCATTCATCTTCACTAATTTCTCGCCTTCGTTTTGGTTCACACGTTGAACAGGAACACCGCTCATCATACTTACCACTTCCGCTACATTGTCTTCTGTTACAACTACACGGTTTAATTTAGTTTCTTCTTCCCAGGCTTTTTTAGCAGCGTCTAATTGCGCTTGTAATTGTTTTTCGGTATCGCGTAATTTAGCCGCCTCTTCATATTTTTGCGAACGCACCACTTGGTTTTTTAATTCCTTAATGTCTTCCATCTTCTTTTCTAATTCAAGAATATTTTCAGGAACATTAATGTTAGTGATGTGTACACGAGAACCCGCTTCATCTAAAGCATCAATTGCTTTATCCGGTAAATGACGGTCGGTAATATAACGCGCTGTTAAACTAACGCAAGCTTTAATCGCTTCATCAGTATAAGTTACGTTATGATGATCTTCGTACTTCGATTTAATGTTATTTAAAATTTGTAACGATTCATCTTGAGTAGCCGGTTCTACTAATACCTTTTGGAAACGGCGCTCTAAAGCTCCGTCTTTTTCAATATACTGACGGTACTCATCTAAAGTAGTAGCACCGATACATTGGATTTCTCCGCGAGCTAAAGCAGGCTTAAACATATTGCTCGCATCTAACGAACCGCTTGCACCACCTGCACCAATAATAGTGTGAATTTCATCAATGAATAAAATAACATCCGGCGATTTTTCAAGCTCGTTCATAACGGCTTTCATACGCTCTTCAAATTGTCCGCGGTATTTTGTACCCGCAACTAAACTTGCTAAATCTAAAGTCACCACACGTTTTCCGAATAACACACGCGATACTTTGCGTTGAACAATGCGTAAAGCTAAACCTTCTGCAATTGAAGATTTACCTACACCAGGTTCACCAATTAATATTGGGTTATTCTTTTTACGGCGGGATAAGATTTGTGAAACACGCTCAATTTCTTTTTCGCGACCTACTACAGGGTCTAATTTACCGTCTTCTGCCATTTTGGTCAGGTCTCTGCCGAAATTGTCTAAAACAGGCGTTTTTGACTTACTGTCGCCCGGCTTTTTGGCAGCACCTTGTCCGCCGGCCGAACTAAAGCCGCTATCTTCTCCTTCATCATCATCTGCAGCTGTGTTCTCAATTTTATGAGGATTATCCATAAATCCTTCCAATTCGGTACGAACTGCATCATAATCTACCCCAAATTTTAAGAGAGATTTAGAAACAACATTATCGTTATCTTTTAAAATACACAATAATAAATGCTCGGTTCCAATTTGAACAGCTTTAAAAGTTTTAGCTTCCAGGTAAGTAAGCTTTAATGTTTTTTCAGCTTGTTTTACCAATGGAATATTAGCCAGGTTGTTAGATTTACGGGCACCGGGAGTAAGGCTACCCTCAATACCTTTTCTAAGTTCCTGAATATCCACATTCAGTTTTTTTAATAAACGAATACCAACACCTTCACCATCACGAATCATCCCTAACATCAGGTGTTCTATTCCTATAAAGTCGTGCCCCAAACGAAGTGCTTCCTCGCGGCTATATGTAATAACATCTTTTACTCTGGGCGAAAATTTTGCTTCCATAAAATGTACGTTTTAAAATTTATATAGCATTTATTATGCCACAATCAAAAGTAACGTTTAAAAAGAGGTTTGATTGTGAAAATCCTCCCTTTTTTTAACAAAAAATTTGTTGATAAATATGTAGTTCAACTACCGGATTTATTGGTAGTTTAGGGGGATGTATGATGGTTTTTCAGGTGTACGAATTGAATTTATTTTGGTTACAAAACAGGCTGACAAAAATTCATGATTGATCTCAAAAACACAGCAAATTATAAATTTTAAGAACTAAGGAATATGGCAGACGGAGAGAAAATTATCCCCATTAACATTGAAGATGAAATGAAAACGGCCTACATCGATTATTCGATGTCGGTTATTGTATCACGTGCTTTACCCGATGTGCGTGATGGTTTAAAACCTGTACACCGCCGCGTACTTTACGGTATGTTGGAGTTAGGTTTAATGCACAACCGTCCGTATAAAAAATCGGCGCGTATCGTTGGTGAGGTTTTAGGTAAATATCACCCGCACGGTGACGCGAGCGTTTATGATACCATGGTGCGTATGGCTCAGGATTGGAGCTTACGTTACATGTTGGTTGACGGACAAGGAAACTTTGGCAGTATGGATGGCGATCCTCCTGCTGCGATGCGTTATACCGAAGCGCGTTTAAGAAAAATTGCCGAAGAAATTATTGCCGATATCGAAAAAGATACGGTTGATTTCCGTCCGAATTTTGACGACTCTTTACAAGAGCCAACTGTAATGCCAAGCCGTATCCCTCAATTATTGGTGAATGGCGCATCCGGCATCGCTGTCGGTATGGCTACTAACATGGCACCACATAACTTAACAGAAATTTGTGATGCTTGTATGGCTTATATCGATAACCGTGATATAGATATCGCGGGATTAATGCAATATGTAAAAGCTCCTGATTTTCCAACGGGCGGAACTATTTATGGTTTCTCAGGCGTAAAAGAAGCTTTTGAAACCGGCCGCGGGCGTATTGTGTTACGCGCAAAGGCAAATATTGAAACCGTAAAAGACAGAGAGCGGATTATCGTTAGTGAAATTCCTTACCAATTGAATAAAGCAGAAATGATTAAAAAAACTGCTGAATTGGTGAATGAGAAAAAACTCGAAGGAATTTCCGATATACGTGATGAGTCGGATAGAGATGGTATGCGTATTGTTTACGAATTAAAGCGCGATGCCATTTCAAACGTTGTATTAAACAATTTATACAAGTACACATCTTTACAGACTTCATTCTCAGTAAATAACATCGCGTTAGTGAATGGTCGTCCGATGATGTTGAATCTGAAAGATCAGATTCATTATTTCATTGAACACCGTCATGATGTAGTTGTACGCCGTACGAAATATGAATTAGCGCAGGCTGAAAAACGCGCTCATATTTTGGAAGGTTTATTAATTGCCATCGATAATCTAGATGCAGTTATTAAAATCATCCGCGAAAGCGATACGCCTGATTCGGCACGCGAAGAGTTAATGAGCCGTTTTGGTTTAAGTGAAATTCAAAGCCGCGCTATTCTGGATATGCGTTTACGCGCATTAACCGGACTGGAACGCGATAAGTTAAAAGAAGAGTATGCTGAATTAATGAAGCAAATCGATTATCTAAAATCTATTTTAAATGACGAAGTTTTGCGTTACAAAATCATTAAGGATGAAATTGCGGAAATAAAACAAAAATACGGCGACGGCAGAAGAACGGATATCGTTTATGCCGGCGATGACTTTAAAATGGAAGATATGATTGCTGATGAGGATGTGGTAATTACCATTTCTCACATGGGTTATATCAAACGTACCAGTTTAAATGAATACCGCTTGCAAAATAGAGGTGGTAAAGGTTCAAAAGGTTCCGCAACGCGCGATGAAGACTTTATTGAACATATGTTTACCGCCACCACACACAACTATCTTTTATTATTTACCGAAAAAGGACAAGTATTCTGGTTGCGTGCGTATGAAGTTCCGGAAGGAAACAAAACAAGTAAAGGAAGAGCTATTCAGAATTTATTGAATATACCGTCTGATGATAAAGTGAAGGCCTTTATTAATGTGAAGAATTTATTAGATGAAGATTACATTAATAACAACTACATTATCTTATGTACTAAAGAAGGTATCATTAAGAAAACGACTTTAGAAGCTTATTCCCGTCCACGCGCTAATGGTATCAACGCGATAACTATCCGTGAAGGCGATCAATTATTAGAAGCAGCTTTAACCAACGGTAAAAATGAAATCATGATTGCCACTAAATTGGGTAAGGTGTGTCGCTTTAACGAGGAAAAAGTTCGTCCGATGGGGCGTAACGCATCCGGTGTAATTGCGATCGATTTAAATGATGAAGAAGGTGGTAATAATGAAGTGATTGGTATGATTTGCATTGATGATGTTAATGCAAACGTATTAGTTGTATCTGAAAAAGGTTATGGTAAACGTTCAGAAATTGATGAATACCGTATTACCAACCGTGGCGGTAAGGGTGTTAAAACCATTAACATCACCGACAAAACCGGTAATCTGGTAGCTATTAAATCGGTAACCGATGCTAATGATTTGATGATTATTACCAAAAATGGTATTACCATCCGTATGAATATTAGCGCACTTCGTGTGATGGGCCGTGCAACGCAAGGTGTACGTTTAATTAATATTCAGGATAATGATGAAATTGCCGCTGTAACGAAGGTTGATCATGAAGATGAAACCGAAAACGGTGAGAATGGGGGAGAGGGTGAAAATCCGGTAAATCCGGAGGTGACACCTGAAAACACCGAAAATTCTACACCAACGGACAATAATGCCTAATAAATGGCGTAAAAAAAAGAGATTAAAAACATAATTTAGCGACTCAATAAAAACAAACAATGAAATAAGCTTTGCTTATTCCATGTGGCAAATAATTAACAAACAATAGCACATGAAAAGAAAATCGATCATCTTAGGTTTATTAAGTGTTTTTGCAATAAGCACTTATGTAGCTCAACCTACACTAGTAGAAAAGGTAGAGGCAAAGCCTGGTAAACTATCAATTCCATATGAAAGATGGAAATTACCAAACGGATTAACCATTTTATTACACGAAGATCATTCTGATCCTGTAGTGAACGTAATGGTTACTTATAAAGTAGGTTCAAACCGCGAAGATTTAGGAAAATCTGGATTTGCTCACTTCTTTGAGCACATGATGTTCCAAGGTTCATTACACGTGGCCGATGAAGAGCATTTTAAAATGGTAAGTACTGCGGGTGGTAACATGAACGGTTTTACGCAACGTGATAAAACAGTTTACTTCGAAACTTTACCATCTAACTACTTAGAAATGGGTTTATGGTTAGAAGCTGACCGTATGGGCTTTTTATTAGACTCATTAACTTCTAAAAAATTCGAAAACCAACGTGATGCGGTAAAAAATGAGAAGTCACAAAACTTCGAAAACCGTCCTTATGGTTTAGCATTCGTAGAAGAAATCGGGAAGGCATTATATCCATTCAAACATCCTTACAGTTGGCCGGTAATTGGTTACGTTGATGATTTGAACCGTGCAACTTTAGATGACGTTAAAAACTTCTTCTTACGTTGGTACGGACCAAACAACGCAATCTTAACCGTTAGCGGTGACTTCACACCGGCAGATGCTTTAAAAATGATTGACAAATATTTTG is part of the Bacteroidota bacterium genome and encodes:
- a CDS encoding ATP-dependent Clp protease ATP-binding subunit, producing the protein MEAKFSPRVKDVITYSREEALRLGHDFIGIEHLMLGMIRDGEGVGIRLLKKLNVDIQELRKGIEGSLTPGARKSNNLANIPLVKQAEKTLKLTYLEAKTFKAVQIGTEHLLLCILKDNDNVVSKSLLKFGVDYDAVRTELEGFMDNPHKIENTAADDDEGEDSGFSSAGGQGAAKKPGDSKSKTPVLDNFGRDLTKMAEDGKLDPVVGREKEIERVSQILSRRKKNNPILIGEPGVGKSSIAEGLALRIVQRKVSRVLFGKRVVTLDLASLVAGTKYRGQFEERMKAVMNELEKSPDVILFIDEIHTIIGAGGASGSLDASNMFKPALARGEIQCIGATTLDEYRQYIEKDGALERRFQKVLVEPATQDESLQILNNIKSKYEDHHNVTYTDEAIKACVSLTARYITDRHLPDKAIDALDEAGSRVHITNINVPENILELEKKMEDIKELKNQVVRSQKYEEAAKLRDTEKQLQAQLDAAKKAWEEETKLNRVVVTEDNVAEVVSMMSGVPVQRVNQNEGEKLVKMNELLKGKVIGQDAALLKVVKAIQRNRAGLKDPNKPIGSFIFLGPTGVGKTQLAKILARHLFDNDEALIRIDMSEYMEKFAVTRLIGAPPGYVGYEEGGQLTEKVRRRPYSVVLLDEIEKAHPDVFNMLLQVLDDGQLTDSLGRKIDFKNTIIIMTSNIGARQLKEFGTGVGFGTKAKEDQVDDHSKGVIESALKKAFAPEFLNRIDDVVMFNSLSREDIHKIIDIELGNLFSRVSSLGYTIKITEAAKDFIVEKGYDVNYGARPLKRAIQKYLEDPMAEEIIKSNLTEGDEIEVDYNKEKDEIVVSTHKPKAKKGKKEDKA
- the gyrA gene encoding DNA gyrase subunit A, whose translation is MADGEKIIPINIEDEMKTAYIDYSMSVIVSRALPDVRDGLKPVHRRVLYGMLELGLMHNRPYKKSARIVGEVLGKYHPHGDASVYDTMVRMAQDWSLRYMLVDGQGNFGSMDGDPPAAMRYTEARLRKIAEEIIADIEKDTVDFRPNFDDSLQEPTVMPSRIPQLLVNGASGIAVGMATNMAPHNLTEICDACMAYIDNRDIDIAGLMQYVKAPDFPTGGTIYGFSGVKEAFETGRGRIVLRAKANIETVKDRERIIVSEIPYQLNKAEMIKKTAELVNEKKLEGISDIRDESDRDGMRIVYELKRDAISNVVLNNLYKYTSLQTSFSVNNIALVNGRPMMLNLKDQIHYFIEHRHDVVVRRTKYELAQAEKRAHILEGLLIAIDNLDAVIKIIRESDTPDSAREELMSRFGLSEIQSRAILDMRLRALTGLERDKLKEEYAELMKQIDYLKSILNDEVLRYKIIKDEIAEIKQKYGDGRRTDIVYAGDDFKMEDMIADEDVVITISHMGYIKRTSLNEYRLQNRGGKGSKGSATRDEDFIEHMFTATTHNYLLLFTEKGQVFWLRAYEVPEGNKTSKGRAIQNLLNIPSDDKVKAFINVKNLLDEDYINNNYIILCTKEGIIKKTTLEAYSRPRANGINAITIREGDQLLEAALTNGKNEIMIATKLGKVCRFNEEKVRPMGRNASGVIAIDLNDEEGGNNEVIGMICIDDVNANVLVVSEKGYGKRSEIDEYRITNRGGKGVKTINITDKTGNLVAIKSVTDANDLMIITKNGITIRMNISALRVMGRATQGVRLINIQDNDEIAAVTKVDHEDETENGENGGEGENPVNPEVTPENTENSTPTDNNA